The Cellulosimicrobium sp. ES-005 genome segment GCTCGACCTGCGCCTTGCCCTCCCGGGACTTGGCGTGCTGGGCGAAGATGTCGAGGATCAGGGCGGTCCGGTCGATCACCTTGACCTTGACGATGTCCTCGAGCGCGCGCCGCTGGGAGGGCGCGAGCTCGCCGTCGATCACGACGGTGTCCGCGCCGCTGGCCGCCACGACGTCCGCGAGCTCCGCGGCCTTGCCGGAGCCGAGGTACGTGCCGGGGTCGGGCTTCGCGCGGCGCTGGATGACGCCGTCGAGCACCTGGGAGCCCGCCGTCTCGGCGAGGGCCGCGAGCTCGCGCAGCGAGATCTCGGCCTCCTCCGCGGACGTGGGCGCGCCGTCCTCGCGCGGGTCGGAGCCGGGGCTCCACAGCCCGACGAGCACGACCTTCTCGAGGCGCAGCTGCCGGTACTCGACCTCGGTGACGTCCTCGAGCTCGGTCGACAGACCGACCACGCGGCGCAGCGCGCTGCGCTCCTCGAGCTCGAGCTGCTCGCCGTCGTGCCGTGCGTGGACCGTGCCGCCCTCGGCGCGCGCCGTCCCGGCCCGAGCGAGCACCCGTGCCACGACGTCGCTCGCGATGTCCCGCGTCGCGCCGGTCGGCTCGTCCTGAGCCGGGGTGGGGTTCGCCGGTGTGTTCGCCGGGGTAGCGCTCATGTGCCGCCTTTCGTCGGGGAGGGGCGCGCGTGCGCCCGGTTGGCACAACAAGCGTGGCACGGGAAATCGTCCCGGGGCCAGCGGATAAGCGGGTGAGCCCCGCGCCGACGCGCCCGGCCGCCCTCGTCCGCGCGCCCGCCCGCGTAGGATCGGCCGACGTGACCGAGGACCAGGACCCCGCCGTCGACCCCGCGCACGACGGCACGCAGGACCACTACTTCACCGCGAAGCCGGCGTCCGCCGCCGAGCGCCGCACGATCTCCGTGCGACTCGCGGGCCGGGACGTCGAGGTCGAGGTCGCGTCCGGCGTCTTCTCCCCCGGCCGCCTCGACCTCGGCACGCAGGTCCTGCTGCGCACCACCCCACCGCTCGACGACGTCGTGGCGGCCCGGTCCGCCCGCGCGGACGACGGGTCCGACGGCGACACGGCGCACGTCCTCGACCTCGGCTGCGGCTGGGGCCCGGTCGCCCTGACGATGGCCCTGGAGGCCCCGGCCGCGACCGTGTGGGCCGTCGACGTCAACGAGCGCGCGCTCGATCTCGTGCGGCGCAACGCGGAGCGGCTCGGCCTGTCGAACGTCCGCGCGGTCGTCCCCGACGACGTGCCCGACGACGTCGCGTTCGCCGCGCTGTGGTCGAACCCGCCGATCCGCGTCGGCAAGGACGTCCTCCACGCGATGCTGCTGCACTGGCTCCCGCGCCTCGCGCCGGGCGCGAGCGCGCACCTCGTCGTGCAGCGCAACCTCGGGTCGGACTCGCTCCAGCGGTGGCTCGCCGAGGCGCTGCCGCCCCTGCTGCCGGGCGCGGTCGTCGAGCGCGCCGCGAGCGCGAAGGGCTTCCGGGTGCTGGAGGTCGTGGCCCCGGCCTGAGCCCGGCGGTCAGGCGGACGCGCGGTCCGTCTCGGCCGTCTCGGGCGCGCGACCGTCCGCGGGCGCAGGCACCTCGACGGCGGCGGGCTCGTCAGGTCCGGGCGACGTCTCGCCGTCGGCGGCGCGCTGGGGCGCCGGCGCGGCCGGTGCCGGCAGGAACGACGCGAGGTCGACCTCGCCCGAGTAGACGAGCTCGGCGGGCCCGGCGAGCTCGACGCGGTCGCCCTCGAGCGCCCGGACGCGGACCGTCCCGCCCGGGACGTCGACGAGCCAGGTGTCCGGCGCGTCCGGACCGCCCCAGACGCGGACCGCGAGCGCCGCGGCGCACGCACCCGTGCCGCACGACGGCGTCTCCCCGACGCCGCGCTCGTGCACGCGCATGCGGACGCGCCCGACGAGCGTGCCGTCGTCGGCCGTCGTCTCGCCCAGCGGCACCACGAGCTCGACGTTGGTGCCGTGCGCCGGGTGCGGCTCGACGACGGGCGCCTGGGTGAGGTCCGCGCGCGCCAGCACGTCCTCGCGCGCGACGGCGAGGACCGTGTGCGGGTTGCCCAGGTCGACGCTCAGCGCGGGGCGCGGGACCTCCCAGCCACGGACGACGACGGTCGCGTCGTACCCGTCGTGCAATGCGGGCCGCCCGCCCGGGAGGAACCACGGGCCCATGTCGACCGCGAACCAGCCGTCGTCCTCCTTGCGCACGCGCTTGACGCCCGCGCGCGTCCCGACGGGGACCTCGGTCCCGCCCGCGAAGCTCACGAGGCCGAGCCGCTCGGCGAACGCGGCGAACACGCGCACGCCGTTGCCGCACATCTCGGCGACGGAGCCGTCGGCGTTGCGGTAGTCCATGAACCAGATGGCGTGCGGGTCCTCCGCGAGCACCTCGCGCGACTCCGGCACGAGCGCCGTCGGGACGAGGCGGATGACGCCGTCGCCGCCGATCCCGCCGCGGCGGTCCGCGAGCGCGCGCACGAGCTCGGGCGTGAGGTCGAGCTCGCCCGTCGTGTCCGCGAGCAGCACGAAGTCGTTGCGGGTCCCGTGGCCCTTGGTGAAGCGGGTGCGCGTCATGAGCCCAGACTACGGCGCACCGGGGCGGCGCTGTCCGCTTCGTCCGCCTCCGTGGCCGCGCCCCGGCCGGGCGCGGCGGCGTGCTCGTCGGCCGCGGCGACGAGGGCGAGGGCGTCCTGGACACGGGTCGGGGACTGCGCGTCGAGCCAGTGCACGCGAGGGTCCCGCCCGAACCAGCCCATCTGCTTGCGCGCGAGGCGGCGCGTGTTGGCGGTGACCGCCTCGCGCGCGGCCTCCTCCGTCGTCTCCCCGTGGAGCGCGGACAGCACCTCGGCGTACCCGACGGCGCGGCGCGCCGTGCGCCCCATGCCCCGCGCCTCGACCCGACGGACCTCGTCGACGAGCCCTTGCGCCCACATCCGCTCGACGCGGCCCGCGACGCGCGCGTCCAGCACCGTCCGGTCGCAGTCGAGGCCGAGCTGGACGGTCGGGCGCACGAAGGCCTGCCGCGGGAGGTTCGCCGTGAACGGCGCCCCGGTGAGCTCCATGACCTCCAGGGCGCGCACGATCCGCCGCGTGTTGGCAGGGCCGATGCTCGCGGCGGCCGCCGGGTCGCGCCGGGCGAGCTCGTCGTGCAGCGCGCGCGTCCCCTCCCTCTCGGCGCGCGCCTCGAGCGCCGCGCGCACGGCGGGGTCGGTGCCGGGGAACCGCATGTCGTCGAGGAGGGCGCGCACGTAGAGACCCGACCCCCCGACGACGACGGCGCGCGCCCCGCGTGCGGCGATCTCGTCGAGCGCCCGACGCGCCTGCTCCTGGTAGCGCGCGACCGACGCGTCCTCGACGGGGTCGAGCACGTCGAGGAGGTGGTGGCGCACCCCGCGGCGCTCGTCGACGGGGACCTTCGCGGTCCCGACGTCCATGCCGCGGTAGAGCTGGTACGCGTCGGCGTTGACGATCTCCGCCGGCGCGCCGGGCACGGACAGCCGCTCGGCCAGGTCGAGGGCGAGGTCCGACTTGCCCGTCGCGGTCGGTCCCACGACGGCGACGACGACGCGACGGCCGTGCGGGTCGTCGCGGTGCTGCGCGCCGGTCGGGTCGTGCTCGGTTTTCACCCGCGCAACGGTACCGGCCGGGTGGTCCGAGCCTGGGTCGTGTGGGCGGTGATGCGTAGTGTGTCCGGTGGACGGTCCGCCTGCTCGCGGGCCCGCCACCGACCCCGTCGCGTGCCCCGACCCGCCCTCTCGCGGGTGGCGCACGGACGCACACACCGACGACAAGGACTCGAGACATGGGTTTCTTCACCAAGCCGGACGCCGCCCCGACCAGCCAGAACGCGCCGGTCACGCGCGAGCGGGTCGAGGCGTTCCTCAAGAGCCGCGACTGGCGGTACTTCGTCGACTCCGACGGGGACCTCGGCGGCAACTGGGACGGCAAGGTGTTCTTCTTCTTCCTCATGGGCGAGAAGCAGGAGATCCTGCAGGTCCGCGGCCGGTGGAACCGGACGCTGCCCGCGGCCGCCGAGGCGCAGGTCGTGCTCGTCGCCAACGAGTTCAACCGCGACAAGATCTGGCCCAAGGTCTACACGCGCGTCGAGGACGACCAGGTCGCCGTGTACACGGAGGTCGCCACGGACCTCGAGTTCGGCGTCGCCGACGACCAGCTCGGCCAGCTCGTCGAGTGCGGCCTGTTCACGGGCCTGCAGTTCTTCGACGCGCTCGACGAGCGCTTCCCCGACACCGCGGCGCAGGCCGTCGTCACCGACGGCGCCGACGTCGACCCGCGGTGAGCGCGGCGCACGAGCGCACCGACGGCGGGGGCTCCCCGCACGGCACGGCCCCGGGCGGGGAGGCGACGGCGGCGTTCCAGGTCGACCTGCGCGGCGTCGTCGACCTCCTCGCCCGGCACCTGTACTCCAGCCCGCGCGTCTACCTGCGCGAGCTCCTGCAGAACGGGGTCGACGCGATCACGGCGCGGGTCGCGCTGGAGGGCCCGGAGGCGCCGAGCCGCATCCTGCTGCGCCCGCTCGCGGACGGCGGTCTCGAGGTGCACGACTCGGGAGTGGGCCTGACCCGCGACGAGGCGCAGGAGCTGCTCGCGACCATCGGGCGCAGCTCCAAGCGCGACGTCGAGCTGGGCTCGGGCCGCGAGGAGTTCCTGGGCCAGTTCGGCATCGGGCTGCTCTCGGCGTTCATGGTCGCGGACGAGATCGAGCTCGTCTCGCGCTCGGCCCGCCCGGACCCGTCGGGCGCGCCGGTCGCGCCGGTGCGCTGGCGGGGCCGCGCGGACGGGCGGTACGAGCTCGTCGAGCTGGGCCCGGACGGCGCGGACGCCCCCGTGGAACCCGGGAGCGTCGTGCGCCTGCGCCCGCGCCGGGACACCGAGCACTGGCTCGCTCCCGAGACCGTGGTCGCGCTCGCGCAGGACTTCGGCTCGCTCCTGCCCGTCGAGCTGCTCGTCGAGACGCGCCTCGACGAGGCGCCGGGCGGCGCGGACGCGGTCGGTGCGGACGCGCGCGTCGTGCTGCGCCGGCTGAGCGGCGACGAGCTCCCGTGGCGCGCCGCGCACCCGACGCCCGCGGCGCGCGACACGGCGCTCACGGGCTACGCCGAGCGGACGCTCGGCTTCGCTCCGCTCGCCCGGATCGACCTCGACCTGCCCCTCGCGGGGCTGTCCGGCGTCGCGTACGTGCTGCCCGCGGCGGTCGCACCGACGACCACGGCGCGGCACCGGGTCTACCTCAAGCGCATGCTGCTCGGCAGCGCGGTCGACGACCTGCTGCCCCCGTGGGCGTTCTTCGTCCGGTGCGTCCTCGACGCGTCCGTGCTGCGTCCGACCGCGTCGCGCGAGGGCCTGTACGAGGACGAGGTCCTGCTCGCGACCCGGGACGCGCTCGGCGCGCAGGTCCGCCGGTGGCTGCTCGAGACGCTCGCGGCGGACACCGTCCTCGCGCGACGCTTCCTGGAGACCCACCACCTCGCGGTCCGGGCGCTCGCGCTCACCGACGACGAGATGCTCGACGTCGCGGCGCGCGTGCTGCCGTTCGAGACGACCGCCGGGACCGGGACGCTCGCCGACCTCGCGGAGGCCCACCCGGAGGGCCGCCTGCTCTACACCTCGAGCGTCGAGGAGTTCCGCCGCATCGCCCCGGTCGCGGCCGCGCAGGGCCTCGCCGTCGTCAACGGCGGGTACGTCTACGACGCGGACCTGCTCGAGCGCGTCGCCGCACGGTTCCCGCGGTGGCGGTTGTCGCCGGTCGCCGCGACCGACGTGGCGCACGTCCTCGCCGAGGTCGAGCCGCTGCGCGAGCTCGAGGTGGCGGACGCGCTGGCGTCGGTCGACGCCGCTCTCGCCGAGCAGGACTGCGACGTGGTGCTGCGCCGGTACGAGCCCGACGCCCTGCCGGCGATGCTGCTGCACGACCGTGACGGCGACCACGCGCGCGAGGCGGCCCGGGTGGCCGAGACCGACGACCTCTGGGGCGAGATCCTCGCGGGGATCAGCGGACCGGCCCGACCGCGCCGGCTCGTCCTGAACGACGCCAACGACACCGTGCGCGACCTGCTCGCGAGCCCCGACGCCGAGGTCCGTGCCGCCGGCGCGCGGTCCTTGTACGTCACGGCGGTGCTGGCCTCGGGAAAGCCGCTGCAGCCGGTCGAGGCCGCGCTCATGAACGACTCGTTGTCGCTCCTGCTGGCCCGCGCCCTCGCGACCCCCCGCCCCGACCAGCACACCGACCCGCACATCGACCCGCACACCGACGAGGAGAACCGATGACCCGGTCCGTGGACCAGGTGAACGCTGCCCTGTACGACGTCCGCCGCATGCCCTACGGCCTCGCGCGCTCCACGGCCGCCGCGGCCGAGGTGGAGCGCGTGGAGGCCGAGGGGCCGGACGGGGCGCGCGCGTACGCGCTCTTCGTCCTCGTCGAGTCCTTCGTCTGGGGCGGCGAGGTCACCAAGGCCTACCTGCCGTTCACCAAGATGCTCCGCTGGTGGGACGAGCACCCCGAGCACTTCGACGCCGAGGACGCGCACTCGCTCTTCTGGTCGTTCAAGTGGATGGTCGGGCACCTCATGGAGTTCCCCACGGTCCCCGCCGCGCAGATCGAGCGCACGCTCGACGACATGGCGCGGCGCTACGCGCTCGCCGGGAACGGCACGAACGCCGTCGCGCTGGAGCGCTTCGAGTGGGCCCGCGAGCGCGGCGGCGCGGACGTCGAGGACGCCTATCGCGCGTGGGTCGCGACCCCGCGGGACGAGTACTCCCAGTGCGAGGCGTGCGAGCCGGGCGACCGCGCCGCGTACCTCTTCGAGACGGGTCGCCACGAGGAGGGCATCCGGCTCCTCGAGCAGGTGCTCCAGGGGTCGCCCTCGTGCGCCACGGAGCCCGGCGACATGCTCTCCCACCTGCAGCTCGCGTACCTGGAGGTCGGCGACGCGGAGGCGGCCGCCCGTACGCACCGGCGCGGGGTGCGGCACCTCGACACCGGCGTGTCGATGACGGGGCCGAAGGGCCGGCACGTCGAGTTCCTCGCGCGCACGGGCAACGCGTCGCGCGCGCTGCGCCTGCTCGCCGAGCACCAGACGTTCCTCACCGAGGCCGACTCGCCGGGCGACCGGCTCGGCTTCCTCACGAGCGTGAGCGTCGCGACGGGCGTGCTGCGGGCCGAGCACGCGGACGCGCCGCTCGCCCTGCGCGACGTGCCGGCGACGACCGTCGCGGAGCTCGACGACTGGGCGCGTCGCGAGGCCACCGGGCTCGCGCGCGCGTTCGACGAGCGCAACGGCACGACCGCCGCGTCGGAGCGGCTCCGCGCCGCGTGGGACCACGGGACCCGCTCCCTGCCCGTGGACCTCTCGGTCCTGTC includes the following:
- a CDS encoding methyltransferase; its protein translation is MTEDQDPAVDPAHDGTQDHYFTAKPASAAERRTISVRLAGRDVEVEVASGVFSPGRLDLGTQVLLRTTPPLDDVVAARSARADDGSDGDTAHVLDLGCGWGPVALTMALEAPAATVWAVDVNERALDLVRRNAERLGLSNVRAVVPDDVPDDVAFAALWSNPPIRVGKDVLHAMLLHWLPRLAPGASAHLVVQRNLGSDSLQRWLAEALPPLLPGAVVERAASAKGFRVLEVVAPA
- the dapF gene encoding diaminopimelate epimerase, producing MTRTRFTKGHGTRNDFVLLADTTGELDLTPELVRALADRRGGIGGDGVIRLVPTALVPESREVLAEDPHAIWFMDYRNADGSVAEMCGNGVRVFAAFAERLGLVSFAGGTEVPVGTRAGVKRVRKEDDGWFAVDMGPWFLPGGRPALHDGYDATVVVRGWEVPRPALSVDLGNPHTVLAVAREDVLARADLTQAPVVEPHPAHGTNVELVVPLGETTADDGTLVGRVRMRVHERGVGETPSCGTGACAAALAVRVWGGPDAPDTWLVDVPGGTVRVRALEGDRVELAGPAELVYSGEVDLASFLPAPAAPAPQRAADGETSPGPDEPAAVEVPAPADGRAPETAETDRASA
- the miaA gene encoding tRNA (adenosine(37)-N6)-dimethylallyltransferase MiaA, translated to MKTEHDPTGAQHRDDPHGRRVVVAVVGPTATGKSDLALDLAERLSVPGAPAEIVNADAYQLYRGMDVGTAKVPVDERRGVRHHLLDVLDPVEDASVARYQEQARRALDEIAARGARAVVVGGSGLYVRALLDDMRFPGTDPAVRAALEARAEREGTRALHDELARRDPAAAASIGPANTRRIVRALEVMELTGAPFTANLPRQAFVRPTVQLGLDCDRTVLDARVAGRVERMWAQGLVDEVRRVEARGMGRTARRAVGYAEVLSALHGETTEEAAREAVTANTRRLARKQMGWFGRDPRVHWLDAQSPTRVQDALALVAAADEHAAAPGRGAATEADEADSAAPVRRSLGS
- a CDS encoding YbjN domain-containing protein, whose amino-acid sequence is MGFFTKPDAAPTSQNAPVTRERVEAFLKSRDWRYFVDSDGDLGGNWDGKVFFFFLMGEKQEILQVRGRWNRTLPAAAEAQVVLVANEFNRDKIWPKVYTRVEDDQVAVYTEVATDLEFGVADDQLGQLVECGLFTGLQFFDALDERFPDTAAQAVVTDGADVDPR
- a CDS encoding HSP90 family protein, whose product is MSAAHERTDGGGSPHGTAPGGEATAAFQVDLRGVVDLLARHLYSSPRVYLRELLQNGVDAITARVALEGPEAPSRILLRPLADGGLEVHDSGVGLTRDEAQELLATIGRSSKRDVELGSGREEFLGQFGIGLLSAFMVADEIELVSRSARPDPSGAPVAPVRWRGRADGRYELVELGPDGADAPVEPGSVVRLRPRRDTEHWLAPETVVALAQDFGSLLPVELLVETRLDEAPGGADAVGADARVVLRRLSGDELPWRAAHPTPAARDTALTGYAERTLGFAPLARIDLDLPLAGLSGVAYVLPAAVAPTTTARHRVYLKRMLLGSAVDDLLPPWAFFVRCVLDASVLRPTASREGLYEDEVLLATRDALGAQVRRWLLETLAADTVLARRFLETHHLAVRALALTDDEMLDVAARVLPFETTAGTGTLADLAEAHPEGRLLYTSSVEEFRRIAPVAAAQGLAVVNGGYVYDADLLERVAARFPRWRLSPVAATDVAHVLAEVEPLRELEVADALASVDAALAEQDCDVVLRRYEPDALPAMLLHDRDGDHAREAARVAETDDLWGEILAGISGPARPRRLVLNDANDTVRDLLASPDAEVRAAGARSLYVTAVLASGKPLQPVEAALMNDSLSLLLARALATPRPDQHTDPHIDPHTDEENR